The following proteins come from a genomic window of Spongiibacter tropicus DSM 19543:
- a CDS encoding TetR/AcrR family transcriptional regulator, with protein MTQPQPLGRQAQKTQQTQENILSAVVSLICEGGYAAATSSQIAERAGVSWGAVQHQFGSKERLLLQVIQRSFDTLNASLAAPSLREGGLDKRISSFVDTLWQHHSKDIGWASLEILLALRREPRTQQQAKLASLGISESCTASMREIFADCTLADDQVLDALIFVHSALQGLSIQDVFDVEPDYLARHIRRLKQVLYAMLSGY; from the coding sequence GTGACGCAGCCACAGCCACTCGGCAGGCAGGCACAGAAAACCCAGCAAACGCAGGAAAACATTCTGTCGGCGGTGGTCTCGCTGATCTGTGAGGGGGGATATGCGGCTGCCACCTCGAGCCAGATTGCCGAGCGTGCCGGCGTGAGCTGGGGGGCGGTTCAGCACCAGTTCGGCAGCAAGGAGCGTTTGCTGCTGCAGGTTATTCAGCGCTCATTCGATACGCTGAATGCCAGTCTGGCGGCCCCCTCACTCCGGGAGGGAGGCCTGGATAAACGTATCAGCAGCTTTGTCGACACTCTTTGGCAGCATCACAGCAAAGACATTGGCTGGGCATCGCTGGAAATTCTGCTGGCATTGCGGCGCGAGCCGCGTACCCAGCAGCAGGCCAAGCTGGCCTCGCTGGGAATCAGCGAGAGCTGTACGGCAAGTATGCGTGAGATTTTTGCCGACTGTACGCTGGCCGACGATCAGGTGCTTGATGCGCTGATTTTTGTGCACTCTGCGTTGCAGGGGCTCAGTATTCAAGATGTGTTCGACGTAGAGCCCGATTACCTTGCGCGCCATATCCGGCGGCTAAAACAAGTGCTGTACGCCATGTTGAGTGGCTACTGA
- a CDS encoding SDR family NAD(P)-dependent oxidoreductase — protein MQQFDDRVAVITGAASGIGLAIARHAAELGMHLVLADIDELALVEAAKSLNLKSERRLLCRQLDVSKAASVQALADAAFDSCGQVDLLFNNAGVGGGGNVWELDEDYWQWVLGANLWGVIHGIRSFTSRMMAQGSGHIINTASVAGLMSAPGTAPYTVSKHAVVALSEVLLGDLKNAGSALGVSVLCPSFVDTKIYAAARNRPLPETLRNDPDYQREQRDMEALAAAFFETAQSPATVAEQLFDAIRQRQFYVLTHAQGSREQVAQRMDDIMKGREPGSAGPVAFPMV, from the coding sequence ATGCAGCAATTTGACGATCGCGTTGCGGTTATTACCGGCGCGGCCAGTGGTATAGGTCTGGCTATTGCCCGCCATGCGGCGGAGTTGGGGATGCATCTGGTGCTGGCGGATATTGATGAGCTGGCGTTGGTTGAGGCGGCGAAATCGCTGAATTTAAAAAGCGAGCGACGACTCCTTTGCAGACAGCTTGACGTGAGCAAGGCGGCATCAGTGCAGGCCCTGGCCGACGCGGCGTTTGATAGCTGCGGGCAGGTGGACTTGCTGTTCAATAACGCCGGCGTTGGGGGTGGCGGGAATGTGTGGGAGCTGGATGAGGACTACTGGCAGTGGGTGCTGGGTGCGAATCTTTGGGGGGTTATCCACGGTATTCGTTCCTTTACCAGCCGGATGATGGCTCAAGGCAGCGGCCATATCATCAATACCGCGTCGGTGGCCGGCTTGATGTCTGCGCCGGGCACTGCGCCGTATACCGTGAGCAAACACGCGGTTGTCGCCTTGTCTGAAGTCTTGCTTGGCGATCTGAAAAACGCCGGGTCGGCCTTGGGGGTGAGTGTGCTGTGCCCGTCGTTTGTCGACACCAAGATTTACGCGGCGGCGCGCAACCGGCCACTGCCGGAGACCTTGCGCAATGATCCAGATTACCAGCGTGAGCAGCGCGACATGGAAGCCTTGGCGGCGGCATTCTTTGAAACCGCGCAGTCACCAGCCACGGTGGCCGAGCAGCTTTTCGACGCGATCCGGCAGCGGCAATTTTATGTGCTGACTCACGCGCAGGGGTCGCGGGAGCAGGTTGCACAGCGGATGGATGACATTATGAAAGGTCGCGAGCCGGGTAGCGCCGGTCCTGTGGCGTTTCCCATGGTGTGA
- a CDS encoding phosphotransferase family protein yields the protein MTDDMRPTPKLSNPEEVRQRLESWLAETVYPGSAVRICDFEIPENNGMSNITVMLSCEVDGGERRDMVGRLQAQGDALVFPDYDLPLQYAVMDMLGGVPGIAAPALVALEGTGQVLGMPFYIMAKTPGLIPPDIPPYHMDGWLCESTPAERKQVWNAGVDMMAALHNLPVDRPPLKAFIDEHTFPKSLAEQLAYWRHYLSWALGDRRSPACETLLTWLEGHQPAEQTRRLCWGDSRMANVIFSEDKTRVAALLDWEMLCMGDPVQDLAWWIFMDEMFSHGLGVPPLEGIPGREQSVQRWREKTGLSADELHYYLVFAGMRISVMLARMSLATGDGSMVEGGFAIDYSLKVLGEADEQ from the coding sequence GTGACCGACGATATGCGTCCCACCCCAAAACTCAGTAACCCCGAAGAGGTACGTCAGCGGCTGGAGAGCTGGCTGGCGGAGACGGTGTATCCCGGCTCGGCGGTGCGTATCTGTGACTTCGAGATTCCGGAAAACAACGGTATGTCGAATATTACGGTGATGCTGAGCTGTGAAGTTGATGGTGGAGAGCGCCGCGACATGGTGGGGCGCTTGCAGGCTCAGGGTGATGCGCTGGTGTTTCCCGACTACGACTTGCCACTGCAATATGCGGTGATGGATATGCTCGGTGGGGTGCCCGGCATTGCGGCACCTGCGCTGGTTGCACTGGAAGGCACTGGGCAGGTGCTGGGTATGCCGTTTTACATCATGGCAAAAACACCCGGTTTGATTCCTCCGGATATTCCTCCTTACCACATGGATGGCTGGCTCTGTGAGTCTACGCCCGCTGAACGCAAGCAGGTCTGGAACGCCGGAGTGGATATGATGGCTGCGCTGCACAACTTGCCTGTTGATCGACCGCCGCTGAAAGCGTTCATTGATGAACATACGTTTCCCAAGAGTCTGGCCGAGCAGCTTGCGTACTGGCGTCACTACCTGAGCTGGGCGTTGGGTGATCGCCGCAGTCCAGCTTGTGAAACTCTGCTGACCTGGCTGGAGGGACATCAGCCGGCAGAACAGACGCGCCGCCTGTGTTGGGGGGACTCGCGCATGGCGAATGTGATTTTCAGTGAAGATAAAACCCGCGTCGCCGCGTTGTTGGACTGGGAAATGCTCTGTATGGGCGATCCCGTGCAGGACCTTGCCTGGTGGATTTTTATGGACGAAATGTTCAGCCATGGCCTGGGTGTTCCGCCGCTGGAAGGCATTCCGGGACGGGAGCAGAGTGTGCAGCGGTGGCGTGAGAAGACCGGGCTGAGCGCCGATGAACTGCATTATTACCTGGTTTTTGCCGGGATGCGGATCTCGGTGATGTTGGCGCGCATGTCGCTGGCCACCGGCGACGGCAGTATGGTTGAGGGCGGTTTTGCGATCGACTATTCACTGAAGGTACTCGGCGAGGCTGACGAGCAGTGA
- a CDS encoding medium chain dehydrogenase/reductase family protein translates to MSYIHVDVREFGGPECLEVVEDAQLPEPGPGQVRVKVLTAGTGFTDTIIRQGQYVQVKDKPPFTLGYDWFGLVDKLGEGVSALRVGQAVADLSVIGGYTQYLCVDAEQLVPAPDGLEPAAAVAMLLSYTTAYQMLTRYREIPAGSHCLVHAAGGAVGSALMELGQLMGLNMIGTASSGKHALLRRFGGIPIDYRHQDFVEEVGRLTGGKGVDVVFDTIGGKNWSRSYRCLKRGGLLVGFGALQLTTGEERVPSLLWGFFKLLLGWKLIPDGKSSCFYNIQSRREAKPDEFKADVAALFALLAEGKLSPAIDCVMPLRDAAEAHRRIDAAQVTGKIVLDCQSA, encoded by the coding sequence ATGTCATACATACATGTTGATGTGCGGGAGTTTGGTGGGCCGGAGTGTCTGGAGGTCGTGGAGGACGCGCAGTTGCCGGAGCCGGGGCCGGGGCAGGTTCGCGTCAAGGTACTCACGGCGGGAACCGGCTTTACCGACACTATTATTCGCCAGGGGCAGTATGTGCAGGTCAAGGATAAGCCGCCGTTCACGCTGGGCTATGACTGGTTCGGCCTTGTCGACAAGCTGGGCGAGGGCGTCTCCGCACTTCGGGTCGGGCAGGCTGTGGCTGACCTGTCGGTGATCGGGGGGTATACCCAATACCTGTGTGTGGATGCCGAGCAGCTGGTGCCCGCCCCCGATGGGCTTGAACCTGCGGCGGCGGTGGCGATGTTGCTGTCGTACACGACGGCCTACCAGATGCTGACTCGCTATCGAGAGATTCCTGCAGGAAGTCACTGCCTGGTGCATGCCGCTGGTGGTGCTGTCGGCTCTGCGTTGATGGAGCTGGGGCAGTTGATGGGGCTGAACATGATCGGTACGGCGTCGTCAGGCAAGCATGCATTGCTGCGCCGTTTTGGGGGCATTCCCATCGATTATCGGCATCAGGATTTTGTTGAGGAAGTGGGGCGCCTGACCGGAGGGAAGGGTGTCGATGTGGTATTTGACACCATCGGTGGTAAAAATTGGTCGCGTTCCTATCGCTGCCTCAAGCGCGGCGGCCTGTTAGTGGGATTTGGTGCGCTCCAGCTCACCACCGGTGAGGAGCGTGTGCCAAGCTTGCTTTGGGGTTTTTTCAAACTGCTGCTTGGCTGGAAGCTCATTCCTGATGGCAAATCCTCCTGTTTTTACAATATCCAAAGCCGCCGCGAGGCCAAGCCCGATGAATTTAAGGCCGATGTCGCTGCGTTGTTCGCCTTGCTTGCCGAGGGCAAGCTGTCGCCAGCGATCGACTGTGTGATGCCGTTGCGCGACGCCGCGGAAGCTCACCGTCGTATTGATGCGGCGCAGGTGACCGGCAAGATTGTTCTCGACTGCCAGTCAGCGTAA
- a CDS encoding SDR family NAD(P)-dependent oxidoreductase → METVKNKVAVVTGAGSGIGEAIAREAAARGMSVVVADIDEAAAERVAGELSASGAQAIAAQVDVSNLVSVETLRQTAIDAFSAVHLLCNNAGVWVGAQMADADIRDWRYLIDVNLYGAIHGVKVFLPDMLASGEGHIVNTASMGGLLSGPPEGLYCTTKFAIVGLSESLLLEVADKGVGVSVLCPGLVNTALIESSARLRPSALQHGRKHDVVAPAVETGMSPQELGRRVIDAVIDGDFYIITHPEYRDILAMRHAGILDALDRQAERYG, encoded by the coding sequence ATGGAGACAGTCAAGAATAAGGTCGCTGTGGTTACCGGGGCCGGCTCGGGAATTGGTGAAGCTATCGCCCGCGAGGCGGCGGCTCGGGGCATGTCGGTGGTTGTGGCGGATATTGATGAGGCGGCTGCCGAGCGCGTGGCAGGCGAGTTGAGCGCCAGTGGCGCCCAAGCCATTGCTGCGCAGGTCGATGTCAGCAACCTGGTCTCGGTAGAAACGCTCAGACAGACGGCCATTGATGCCTTTTCGGCGGTGCACCTGCTTTGTAATAACGCTGGAGTGTGGGTTGGAGCGCAGATGGCTGACGCGGATATCCGCGATTGGCGCTACCTGATTGACGTCAATCTTTATGGCGCAATCCACGGGGTGAAGGTGTTTTTGCCTGACATGCTGGCCAGTGGCGAGGGGCATATTGTCAACACGGCTTCGATGGGTGGCTTGTTATCCGGGCCACCGGAGGGACTGTACTGCACCACCAAGTTTGCCATTGTCGGTTTGTCGGAATCACTGTTGCTGGAAGTGGCTGATAAGGGAGTGGGTGTGTCGGTGCTGTGTCCGGGGTTGGTGAATACGGCCTTGATTGAAAGTTCTGCCCGACTGCGTCCATCTGCCTTGCAGCACGGGCGCAAACACGATGTGGTCGCTCCGGCGGTAGAGACCGGCATGTCGCCGCAGGAGCTGGGACGACGGGTGATCGATGCCGTGATCGACGGTGACTTCTACATCATTACACACCCAGAATACCGCGACATTCTCGCCATGCGGCACGCGGGGATTCTCGATGCATTGGATAGACAGGCGGAGCGCTACGGTTGA